Below is a genomic region from Sorghum bicolor cultivar BTx623 chromosome 9, Sorghum_bicolor_NCBIv3, whole genome shotgun sequence.
GCCTCCGGAGGTCGGAGTTGGACTTGACCTCGGTGAGCTCAAGGTCGTAGATGTCAAACTTGAGGAAGTtggccatggcggcgacgaggctgGACTTGCCAGTCCCCGGCGGGCCGTAGAGCAGGTAGCCCCGCTTCCATGCCCTGCCGATCCTCCTGTAGTAGTCCTTCCTCCTGACGAACCTCTGGAGGTCCTGGACGACGGAGCTCTTGAGCTTGTCGTCCATGGCGAGCGTGTCGAAGGTGGAAGGGTGGCGGAGGTCGACGGCGGTCCAGGCGTCGTACTCCACCATGTGCATCTTGAGGCTCCGGTGGCGGTCCTTGATGGCCTTGGCCGTGGCGACGACGTGCGGGAGGTAGGAACCCAGGGCCTTGTCCTTGTGCCTCCTGTGGAAGCTGAGCTCGAACGACTTGGCCTCCGACGGGCGGCGGCCAGCCTTGTCGCGGCCGTCTGCGGCCCTGGACGCTGCGGCGTCGCGGGAGACGACGAGGGTCCAGGTGTAGTGGACGCCGTCGTGGGCGTCGACCATCTCCTCCCCCTGCTCCATCCCCACGGTGATGCCCTGCGCGTCGTCGACGCGGCTGGCGCGGAGGCGCGGCACGTCGGGGGTGAGGGTGACCCGGGCCGCCAGGTACGTGCGCGCGGCGTCGTAGAGCTGGTTGGCCGACAGGCCCTCGGCCTCGTCGATGACCACGGTGTGCCGCGACGAGACGCGGGCGCGGACGCCCCGCGCCGCCGAGCGCAGCAGGTCCCCGACCTCGTACGGCAGCAGCTCGCTCACCACGGTCCGCACcagcatggccgccgccgccgccgacgcggcCATCGTGATGTACCTCTCGTAGCTCCCGCTCCCGCCGTCCGACGACATTGCTGGCACTGGCAGTGTGTGTGGTTGGTTGGATTGATGCACACGACACGACACGAGGTGGCCGCCGGTGAAGCTTTGCCTAGCTAGGGCAGCGATGGGTTTTGACTGTTCAGATCTTTCTTTTCTTCAGGTACAAGAAGAcgaatagtagtagtagtagtatggGTTATGGACATTGTggccacccaaaaaattttcaagattccctgtcacatcaaatcttgcggtacatggagcattaaatatagataaaaataaaaattaattacacagtttgtctgtaaaccgcgagatgaattttttgagtctagttactccatgattgggtaatgtttgtcaaataaaaacgaaagtgctacagta
It encodes:
- the LOC8066547 gene encoding AAA-ATPase At3g50940; the protein is MSSDGGSGSYERYITMAASAAAAAMLVRTVVSELLPYEVGDLLRSAARGVRARVSSRHTVVIDEAEGLSANQLYDAARTYLAARVTLTPDVPRLRASRVDDAQGITVGMEQGEEMVDAHDGVHYTWTLVVSRDAAASRAADGRDKAGRRPSEAKSFELSFHRRHKDKALGSYLPHVVATAKAIKDRHRSLKMHMVEYDAWTAVDLRHPSTFDTLAMDDKLKSSVVQDLQRFVRRKDYYRRIGRAWKRGYLLYGPPGTGKSSLVAAMANFLKFDIYDLELTEVKSNSDLRRLLVGTSNRSILVVEDIDCSIELQQRDEGERRATRPTTSAGEENDDKVTLSGLLNFVDGLWSTSGEERIIVFTTNYRERLDPALLRPGRMDMHIHMGYCTPESFRILARNYHSVENHAMYAEIEQLIQEVMVSPAEVAEVLMRNDNSDVALQDLLEFLKKKRKQSGQSKDANGNGD